A stretch of the Candidatus Aquicultor sp. genome encodes the following:
- a CDS encoding ABC transporter ATP-binding protein, with protein sequence MPYNETMNAPAIEATHIKHDFAHVTALDDVTISIRHGAVFGLLGPNGAGKTTMVRVLNGIITPTSAGSITILGLDLTTNIQDIRQRVGVQTDTNLYERLTALDNLRLFGELYGMSNEKAIERSKILLEQFELTDRTKAKIETFSKGMRQKVSIARALVSDPELVYLDEPTAGLDPEASFELLQYIKSVSSDSSKTFFIASHRLEEMEATCDIVAVLNKGNIQAVGAPHELARKVFTDIWVNVRLSGDGAQLDAAFLKDNMPFVLESERANGEIRFKVASKESIPELIRRLAKLDVDIYGIFEDEPTLQDAYLALVKETK encoded by the coding sequence ATGCCCTATAATGAAACCATGAACGCACCGGCAATTGAAGCAACGCATATCAAACATGATTTTGCGCATGTAACAGCCCTTGATGACGTAACCATCTCGATCCGGCATGGCGCGGTGTTCGGTCTTCTCGGCCCAAATGGCGCCGGTAAGACCACAATGGTTCGCGTGCTGAACGGCATTATCACGCCAACCAGCGCCGGTTCGATTACCATCCTCGGCCTCGACCTTACAACAAATATCCAGGATATCCGGCAGCGCGTTGGGGTGCAAACCGACACCAACCTGTACGAGCGGCTTACCGCGCTCGATAATCTTCGTCTTTTCGGTGAGCTTTATGGTATGTCGAACGAGAAAGCGATCGAACGGTCCAAAATACTGCTAGAACAATTTGAGCTTACGGATCGCACAAAAGCCAAAATCGAGACGTTCAGTAAAGGTATGCGGCAGAAGGTTTCAATCGCCCGCGCGTTAGTCAGCGACCCCGAACTCGTCTACCTCGACGAGCCGACGGCGGGTCTCGACCCTGAAGCTTCGTTCGAGTTGCTGCAGTATATCAAATCCGTCAGCAGCGATAGTTCAAAAACGTTTTTCATTGCGTCACACCGTCTCGAAGAGATGGAAGCGACCTGCGATATCGTTGCCGTCCTTAATAAGGGAAATATCCAGGCGGTCGGAGCCCCGCACGAGCTTGCGCGCAAGGTTTTTACCGATATCTGGGTAAACGTGCGGCTTTCGGGCGACGGCGCACAACTTGATGCGGCTTTTCTTAAAGACAATATGCCGTTTGTCCTCGAAAGCGAGCGTGCAAACGGCGAAATCAGATTCAAGGTTGCAAGCAAAGAGAGCATTCCGGAGCTTATTCGCCGGCTAGCCAAACTCGATGTTGATATTTATGGTATTTTCGAGGACGAACCAACGCTGCAGGACGCATACCTCGCTCTGGTAAAGGAGACGAAGTAA
- a CDS encoding ABC transporter permease subunit, with amino-acid sequence MNVKRSLAIMKKDLKEAFSNNQIMLPMLLVPLIFVGIMPTVMILTMRYGANNQTQQFVQAVKHLPAGAIPSTIHGLNEQMVYFMTVYLFAAFFLLIPVMVSMMISANSFAGEKERKTLEGILYTPVTDRELIMGKIMASFVPAMIVSWICFALYTVVVNALGFPILKTIFFPTLNWWLLMAWVVPTTSLLIIGITVMISARVKGYQEANSIAGAVVLPFVGFVVAQASGVMYFSLGIVFLVGLLFAIIDAVMLWMLVGAFHRDRLVAFIK; translated from the coding sequence ATGAACGTTAAGCGGTCGCTAGCCATCATGAAGAAAGACCTGAAAGAGGCGTTCAGCAACAACCAGATAATGCTCCCGATGCTGCTTGTCCCATTAATCTTTGTCGGGATAATGCCAACGGTGATGATTTTAACCATGCGTTATGGCGCCAACAACCAGACGCAGCAATTCGTGCAGGCCGTTAAACATCTTCCGGCAGGCGCTATACCTTCCACAATCCATGGCCTTAACGAACAAATGGTATATTTCATGACAGTGTATCTTTTTGCAGCATTCTTCCTGCTTATACCGGTTATGGTGTCGATGATGATCTCGGCGAATAGTTTTGCCGGAGAGAAAGAGCGCAAAACGCTTGAAGGTATCCTCTATACGCCCGTTACCGACCGCGAGCTTATCATGGGAAAGATAATGGCCTCGTTCGTCCCGGCGATGATCGTCTCGTGGATCTGCTTCGCACTCTATACGGTGGTCGTTAATGCGCTCGGGTTTCCAATCTTAAAAACCATCTTTTTCCCGACGCTTAACTGGTGGTTACTCATGGCGTGGGTAGTGCCGACAACATCGCTCCTCATCATTGGGATAACGGTTATGATCTCCGCCCGCGTAAAGGGCTACCAGGAAGCCAACTCGATCGCCGGCGCGGTCGTTCTGCCCTTTGTCGGCTTTGTGGTGGCGCAAGCATCCGGTGTAATGTATTTCAGCCTCGGCATTGTGTTCCTCGTCGGTCTCTTGTTTGCAATCATTGACGCCGTTATGCTCTGGATGCTCGTCGGCGCATTCCACCGGGATAGGCTGGTGGCTTTTATTAAATAG
- a CDS encoding helix-turn-helix transcriptional regulator has product MTLGDIFNQYPSGIITILTAFAFLWLALYVFRVNPDDGVSRLASAAMVTVFLYLLSNFMVSTATTKEQVIAYQRILWWLPLAPVFWLHISQKATEPLAFRGTLRHAIGAALNGLRSPAALGALYGCAALFIIAGIFTDSLFKFSALQGAMLPLRGRGVPTGPGYVLLVLFIFLNTSIAWVNFLAQWWLESKTAIGSATFFWRGVNELAFSGIPFYRSRFRSEFWWLSLGGILFWIASVGLVIASTTGTHGSIVTGNRVLAVGIIIVAIAILKHNALLKREALERDVIYASLGALGIAGIYAIAVFTGQNTILGVPMRTLVLITALALTTHMLADNIKLWFSNVIGTRIGLFSRGDVDAMTQLYSQVSRVKRRQAPVVELFDDDNETALQLLDMLTPRQREIITLRAKGLSDKQIADTLEIKLPTVRKHVEDIKSRIGSRDKADCAIYCVVTGLLSKEDLIDWFDSLNVNDLN; this is encoded by the coding sequence ATGACGTTAGGCGATATCTTTAACCAATACCCGTCAGGGATCATAACTATCTTAACCGCATTTGCTTTTCTGTGGCTTGCTCTTTACGTATTCCGCGTAAACCCCGATGACGGTGTATCCAGGCTTGCTTCCGCCGCCATGGTAACTGTCTTTCTTTATCTCTTAAGCAACTTCATGGTCAGCACCGCGACAACCAAAGAACAAGTTATTGCATACCAGCGGATACTATGGTGGCTGCCGCTTGCTCCTGTTTTCTGGTTGCATATTTCTCAGAAAGCCACGGAGCCTCTCGCGTTTCGGGGCACTCTGCGGCATGCAATCGGTGCAGCGCTCAACGGTCTCAGGTCACCCGCGGCGCTCGGCGCACTCTACGGGTGCGCGGCGCTTTTTATCATCGCAGGCATATTTACCGACAGTCTGTTTAAATTCAGCGCCCTGCAGGGCGCCATGTTACCCCTTCGCGGCAGAGGTGTTCCAACCGGCCCCGGCTACGTTTTGCTGGTTCTCTTTATCTTTCTCAATACCTCGATAGCATGGGTCAACTTCCTGGCACAGTGGTGGCTTGAAAGCAAAACAGCCATCGGTAGCGCCACGTTTTTCTGGCGCGGCGTCAACGAGCTGGCGTTTAGCGGGATCCCGTTTTACCGTTCGCGATTCAGATCGGAGTTCTGGTGGTTAAGCCTTGGGGGAATCTTGTTCTGGATTGCGTCTGTGGGGCTCGTGATTGCAAGCACCACGGGCACCCACGGCAGCATTGTGACCGGAAATCGCGTGCTCGCTGTCGGCATAATCATTGTTGCAATAGCGATTCTAAAACATAACGCACTGCTCAAGCGAGAGGCTCTCGAACGAGACGTGATCTACGCCTCACTCGGCGCATTGGGGATTGCAGGCATCTATGCAATAGCTGTCTTTACGGGCCAGAACACGATTCTTGGAGTGCCCATGCGAACGCTGGTTCTCATTACCGCGTTGGCTCTTACTACACACATGCTGGCCGATAATATTAAGCTGTGGTTTAGCAACGTAATCGGTACGCGAATCGGCCTCTTTTCGCGCGGGGATGTTGACGCGATGACCCAGCTCTACAGCCAGGTATCCCGGGTCAAACGCCGCCAGGCGCCGGTCGTCGAGCTCTTTGATGATGACAATGAAACAGCGCTGCAGCTGCTCGATATGCTAACGCCGCGGCAGCGCGAGATTATAACGCTTCGCGCAAAAGGGTTGTCGGACAAGCAAATCGCCGACACGCTCGAGATTAAGCTGCCGACGGTTCGTAAACACGTCGAAGATATCAAGTCGCGTATCGGCTCGCGTGACAAAGCCGATTGCGCCATTTATTGCGTGGTAACCGGCTTGCTGAGCAAAGAAGACCTCATCGATTGGTTTGATTCGCTTAACGTAAACGACCTTAATTAG
- a CDS encoding UPF0182 family protein, whose amino-acid sequence MKRSNIIALSLAALLFTVFVASFAVIQLFTDWLWFKQIGYVSVFSKILSVNVLIALVAGLAFFVFFFANALIARRISPPPTTWQQAPTINPISGNVTLIKTPVGMRYFGLILFAVSAIFALFAGINAAGSWDAVLKYLNQVPFGVKDPLFGLDVSFHMFSIPFYRLLISIGYQMVIFSTIMVAAIYAFSTGMAYRPGLDKLTPHIKAHLSVLIGLFFALLAVSFKFGTYDLLLSPAGVIFGAGYTDIHARIPAYTILMITSLVTAALFLVNIYFKGWKLPIAGMTVIVAVGVLVGGVYPAFVQQYLVSPNEIQKETPYIKQSIKFTNLAYNLNAITEKPFSAEDTLDKAAMNSDKQTIDNIRLWDWQPLLKTFNQIQSIRLYYDFTDVDVDRYEIDGRLRQVGIAARELNTASLPDNARTWVNEHLVYTHGYGVVANKVNELTDDGLPKLITQDIPPKTSIADLKVTRPEIYFGETQNTSSDFIITNTKTKEFDYPMGSGNKYTTYSGQDGVGLSSMANRLAFAWRFGTLKLLLSDSLTDKSRIMFYRNIEDRVKRIAPFLTYEDDPYIVVDKGRLYWMVDAYTTASRYPYAHPYDGDRNYIRNSVKVVVDAYNGTVNYYVFDPSDPIVKTYRKIFPELFKDASQLPSGLRAHIRYPVKLFTIQSKTFAQFHMADPQVFYNKEDLWTISQEAVDGTKTQIEPYYMEMRLPSEKNTEFMLLNTFTPSNKDNMIAWFTAKCNPDEYGKMLVYTFPKQKLVYGPMQIEARINQTPDISQQLSLWNQQGSRVIRGNIFVIPVKNSIIYVEPLYLQSEQTELPQLKRVIVAYGPKIAMEPDLATALDVIFGKNAQPAQATGGGTTGTPSAPASIRALIDQADQLFNDAQAKQRSGDWASYGEDMKKLEAALSELKGKSGK is encoded by the coding sequence TTGAAACGTTCCAATATCATCGCACTCAGCTTAGCAGCACTGCTTTTTACAGTGTTCGTCGCATCATTTGCCGTAATTCAGCTGTTCACTGATTGGCTCTGGTTTAAGCAAATCGGCTACGTCTCGGTCTTTTCGAAGATACTCTCGGTTAATGTGCTGATAGCGCTCGTTGCCGGGCTGGCATTCTTCGTTTTCTTTTTCGCCAACGCGCTTATCGCCCGGCGCATCTCGCCGCCGCCAACCACGTGGCAACAGGCGCCTACCATAAACCCCATAAGCGGCAATGTGACCCTTATAAAAACGCCGGTTGGCATGCGCTACTTTGGACTGATCCTGTTTGCAGTATCGGCGATTTTCGCCCTTTTTGCAGGCATAAATGCGGCCGGTTCTTGGGACGCCGTGCTTAAATACTTGAACCAGGTGCCTTTCGGGGTAAAAGATCCGCTATTCGGCCTCGACGTCTCGTTTCATATGTTTTCGATTCCGTTTTACCGGCTCTTGATCTCAATCGGATACCAGATGGTGATCTTCTCGACCATAATGGTTGCAGCAATATATGCGTTTAGCACGGGAATGGCTTATCGCCCGGGGCTCGATAAACTAACGCCACACATAAAGGCACATCTATCGGTTCTCATCGGGCTGTTCTTCGCGCTGCTTGCGGTATCGTTCAAGTTCGGCACGTACGACCTCTTGCTCTCGCCCGCCGGCGTTATTTTCGGCGCAGGCTATACCGATATTCACGCGCGGATTCCCGCCTATACCATTCTGATGATCACCTCGCTGGTCACGGCAGCCCTCTTCCTGGTCAACATATATTTCAAAGGATGGAAGCTTCCTATCGCCGGCATGACCGTGATTGTAGCAGTCGGCGTGCTGGTTGGCGGCGTGTACCCTGCGTTTGTCCAGCAGTACTTGGTGTCGCCGAACGAAATCCAGAAAGAGACACCATATATCAAACAGTCAATCAAGTTTACGAATTTGGCATATAACCTCAATGCGATTACCGAGAAGCCGTTTTCAGCGGAAGATACACTAGATAAGGCTGCCATGAACAGTGATAAGCAGACTATCGATAACATAAGGCTCTGGGATTGGCAGCCGCTTCTAAAGACGTTTAACCAGATCCAGAGCATACGCCTCTACTACGATTTCACCGATGTCGATGTCGACCGGTATGAGATCGACGGGAGGCTTCGGCAGGTCGGTATTGCGGCGCGTGAGCTTAATACTGCAAGCTTGCCGGACAACGCACGCACCTGGGTAAACGAGCACCTGGTCTATACGCACGGCTACGGTGTTGTGGCAAACAAGGTAAATGAATTAACCGACGACGGTTTACCGAAGCTCATCACGCAAGATATCCCGCCAAAGACCAGCATAGCCGACCTTAAGGTTACGCGCCCCGAGATATACTTCGGCGAAACGCAGAATACGTCAAGCGATTTTATCATTACAAATACAAAGACCAAAGAATTTGATTACCCCATGGGAAGCGGCAATAAATACACGACATACTCAGGTCAAGACGGTGTTGGCTTAAGCAGTATGGCGAACCGGTTAGCGTTCGCATGGCGCTTCGGCACGCTTAAACTGTTGCTCTCCGATTCGCTGACCGATAAGAGCCGGATTATGTTCTACCGCAACATAGAAGACCGCGTAAAGCGAATCGCACCGTTCCTGACGTATGAAGATGATCCATATATCGTCGTCGATAAAGGCAGGCTCTATTGGATGGTCGATGCCTATACAACGGCTTCGCGGTACCCGTATGCTCATCCATACGATGGTGATCGGAATTACATCCGCAACTCTGTTAAGGTGGTTGTCGACGCGTACAACGGTACGGTCAATTACTACGTGTTCGATCCGAGCGACCCCATAGTTAAAACATATCGCAAGATATTTCCAGAATTGTTCAAGGACGCGTCGCAGCTGCCTTCGGGCTTAAGAGCGCACATTCGTTACCCGGTCAAACTCTTTACAATCCAGAGCAAGACATTCGCGCAATTTCATATGGCCGACCCGCAGGTTTTCTACAACAAGGAAGATCTCTGGACGATCTCGCAAGAAGCGGTCGACGGCACCAAGACACAGATTGAACCGTACTATATGGAAATGCGGCTGCCCAGCGAGAAGAATACTGAGTTTATGCTGCTTAACACCTTTACGCCGTCGAATAAGGACAATATGATTGCGTGGTTTACCGCCAAGTGCAACCCGGACGAGTACGGCAAAATGCTCGTGTATACGTTCCCCAAACAAAAGCTGGTGTACGGGCCGATGCAAATCGAGGCGCGAATCAACCAGACGCCCGATATTTCCCAGCAGCTGTCGCTGTGGAACCAGCAGGGTTCGCGGGTTATCCGCGGCAATATCTTCGTGATACCGGTCAAGAATTCTATAATTTATGTCGAGCCGCTCTACCTACAATCGGAACAAACGGAATTACCACAGCTCAAGCGAGTTATAGTGGCGTACGGCCCGAAGATCGCAATGGAGCCCGACCTGGCGACCGCGCTTGATGTCATCTTTGGTAAAAACGCCCAGCCGGCACAAGCAACAGGCGGCGGCACTACCGGTACACCGAGCGCACCCGCTTCAATCCGGGCTTTGATAGATCAGGCGGATCAGCTGTTTAACGACGCGCAGGCAAAACAACGCTCTGGTGATTGGGCAAGTTACGGCGAAGATATGAAGAAACTCGAAGCGGCACTCAGCGAACTGAAAGGTAAATCCGGGAAGTAA